GGCCTCCGCGGGCTCCGAGGACCGGTTGCACGACCGGGGTCCTGTGTCATGATACGGAAGGGGCTGGGGTCGGGTTGCGGAGGAGCTTGGACGGAGTGCGGGAGTGCGAGGGTGCGGAAGTCAGGCGGGACCGTAGCGGGCTATTCCCTGTTCCCTGGCCGTCCGCCGAGGATGCGGCCGGGCTGCAGCGCGCCGGCTCCGAAGCGGGCGCGGATCGCGTCCGCGGCGCGGGAGAGGGAGCGGTCCTTCTCCGTTTCCACGAAGGCGGCGTCGAAGAGCGCCATCTGGCCGGGCGCGTCGGTGGCGGCCAGGGTGGAGACGCCCACCCCCAGCAGCCGCACCGGGGTGCGGCGCTGCTCGCGGAGGCGCGCGAGGAGGGCGCGGGCGGTGTCGTGGATGGCCCGGTCGGACTCCACCGCCTCCGGGAGGGTGCGGCTCGCCTGCCGGTCGCGGAAGTCCCCGTCGCGCACCTTCACCGTGACGGTCCGGCCGCGCAGTCCCTTGCGCCGCAGCGTGGCGCCGGTCTCCGTCGCCAGGCGGAGCAGCTCGGCCTCGATCTCGTCGTCGCCCTTCAGGTCGGCGGCGAAGGTCCGCTCGTGGCTCACCGACTTGGTCTCCGCGGCCTCGCCCACGGGGGTGGGGTCGATCCCCCGCACCCGCTGGAAGAGCCAGCGCCCCCGGCTCTCCCCCAGCCACAGGGAGAGCGTGGCTTCGTCCACCGCCAGCGCCTCGCGTACGGTGCGCACCCCGCGCCGGCGCAGCTCCTCCGCCATCACCGGCCCCACGGAAGGGAGGTCGCGCACCTCCCACCGCAGCATGAACGCCTGCTCCTCCCCCGCCGGCACCACGTGGATCCCCTCCGGCTTGGCGAGCCGGGTGGACATCTTGGCAATGGTGCGGGTGGTCCCCCCGCCCAGCGAGATGGAGATCCCCGCCTGCTCGCGCACCGCGCGGCGGATCCGCTCCGCGGTGCGCTCCAGCGGTTCCCCGCCGTAGAGGCGCTCCGTCCCGGTGAGGTCCAGGTAGAACTCGTCGATGGAGGCCGCCTCCACCACGGGGGCGAAGCGGCGGAGGACCGCCTCCACCTCGCGGGAGCGGCGGCTGCACGCACCCCGGGGCACCGGGACCACCGTGGCGCCCGGGCAGAGGCGCACCGCCTGCGACGTCGGCATCCCGGAGCGCACCCCGAAGCGGCGGGCGCCATACGAGGCGGAGGTCACCACGCCGCGCTCCTCCGGGCGCCCGCCCACCAGCACCAGCTCCAGGCGCCCCACGCCCTCGGGGTCCTCCAGCTTCGCCACCTGCACGAAGAACATGTCGCAGTCGGCCAGGAGAATGCGCCGGGGGGCGCCGCCCTGGCCGGCGGTGCCGGGGGTTGCCGCGGTGTCGCGCATGCGGTGCCGGAAAGGGGTCGCTGCGGAGGCGGGCGGGGGCGGTCGCCCGCCTCCCGGAAAGATACCGCTCCGGGGCGCCGGGGAACAGGCGCGCGAGTGCGGCGTGGATCCTGCTAGTGAGCGGCGCGGCGGGCGCGGCATTCCGCGAAGCGCCCAGGCGAACGACACGGATGCAGAACGACCGGAACGAGCAGCGACCCGAGTCCGAAACCCTCCTGACCGGAACCACGCGGCCGGAGGACGAACCGCGGGATGCCGGGCGCGACGGGAAGGGGGAGCCCCCCCGCCCCGCCGCGCCCCCGGCACCCGCGCTCCCGCCCGCCCCGAAGCGGCGGCGCGGAGCGAGCCGGTGGAGGCGCCTCGACGCGTTCCGCCAGCTCCCGCTCCTCCTCCTGCTCGTCTACTACGCGCTGCTGATCGCCGTGGACGCGGCGCTGGTGACCCTGGTCCCCACGGTGCGGCGGGCCTTCGTGCAGCCCGACATCGCCCCCGATGGCGGCGCGGAGGGGGTGGACGTCCTCACCTCCGTTTCGGTGCGCGGCATCGGCGACACGCTGCTGCCCACGCTGAACGCCACCGTGGACCGGGCGCTCATCACCCTGCTGGTGATCCTGGGCGCCCTGTCGCTGGTGGTGCCCGTGGCCTGGATCTACATGCGGGTCAAGCGCTTCCGGTACGATCCGGCGCTGGTCCGCTCGGTCATCATCCTCCCGGTGGTGGTGGCCGGGATCGCCATGGTGGTCAAGAACAGCATCGCGCTGGCCTTCAGCCTGGCGGGGATCGTGGCGGCGGTCCGCTTCCGCAACACGCTCAAGGACCCGCGCGACGCCGTCTACGTCTTCCTCGCCATCGGCATCGGCCTTTCCGCCGGGGTGCAGGCGCTCGACGTGGCGCTGATGATGTCGCTGGTCTTCAACGTGGTGGTCCTGGTCCTGTGGAGGTACAACGTCGGCTCCATCTACAGCGGGAGCTACGCGCGCACCGGGATCCTCTCCGTGGGCGACGGGAATCTCCTGGTGGCCCAGTCGCCGGACGCGCAGCGGCAGATCCGGCGGCGGCTCCTGGACGACGCGGACCAGCTCCGCTCCGACGGGATCCTCCTGGTGCACTCGCCCGACCCCACCCTGGCCCGGCAGACGGTGCAGGAGGCGCTCGGCGACATGGCGAGCGACTGGATGCTCTCCGACATCGTCGCCCGGGACCGCGAGATCTCCACGCTGGAGTACGTGATCCGGCTGAAGAAGAAGGTGATGCCGGTGGACCTGGTCGGCGCGCTGGACGAGCGCTGGTCCACGCAGCTCGCCGCGGCCGAGTACATCCCGTTCCGGATCCGCAGGCGCAAGCGCGGCAAGAAGGGGAAGAAGGGCAAGAAGAAGAACAAGGACAAGAAGGAAGGAAGCCAGTGAGCCGCGTGATCCGATCTCTGTGCGCCGCGACGGTCGCGGCGCTTCTCGCGGGCGGGTGCGCCAAGCCCGTCTACAACCTCGGGAAGGTGATCGGCGCCGTCTCCCCCGACTCGGTGGCGCTGGACCTGTTCCTGATCGGGGACGCCGGGCTCCCGGCGCCCCGGGGCGAGCCCGTGCTCCAGGCGCTGAAGCGCACGCTCCGGTGGGACCCACACCGCAGCTACGTCGTCTTCCTGGGAGACAACGTGTACCCGGCGGGGCTCCCCCCCGAGGGGCACCCGTACCGGAAGGAGGCGGAGCGGATCCTGGACGAGCAGGTGGAGGTGCTCCGCGACACCCGGACCCGCGGGCTCTTCGTCCCCGGGAACCACGACTGGGAGGCCGGCGGGAACGGCGGGTGGGACGCGGTCCAGCGCCAGGCCGAGTACGTCCTGGATCGCGGGAACGGGCTGGCGGAGTACCTCCCCCGCGGCGGGTGCCCCGGCCCGGAGGTGGTGGACGTGGGCGAGGAGGTGCGCATCGTGGCGCTGGACACCCAGTGGTGGCTGCACGACGGGCCCAAGCCCCGCACCGCCTCCAGCGGCTGCGCCGCCGTCAGCGACCAGCAGGTGATCGACTCCGTCCGCGCCGTGCTCCGCAGCGCCGGCCGGCGGGCCACCGTGGTGGTGGCCCACCACCCGCTGGTGTCCGGCGGGGAGCACGGGGGGTACTTCGACTGGCCCACGTACGTGTTCCCCCTGTACCCCTGGGCGCGGAAGGGCGGCTTCGGCGACCAGGACGTGTCGAGCTCCGGGTACCGGCGGATGATCCGCGTCCTGTCCACCGCCTTCGTCCCGGAGCCGCCGCTGGTGTACGCCGCGGGGCACGAGCACAACCTGCAGGTGCTGCGGCGGGACCCGGCGCGCTACCTGCTGGTGAGCGGCGGCGGGATCTACGGGCACATCACGCAGGTGCGGGCGATCACCGGGACCCGCTACGCAAACCGGGCCAGCGGCTTCATGCGCCTCAGCATCCTCCGGGACGGGCGCGTCCGGCTGGCGGTGATCCTGGTGGACGCCGAGGGCGAAACCACGGAGAACTACTCGGCCTGGCTGGAGCGCCCGCGCGGCGAGCCGGCTCCGGCAGCAGCTTCGATCGAACGGGAAAACGATGCAGAGCGGTAGGATCGGCGGAATCGCCCTCGTCCTCGCGGCACTCCTCGCCCCGGGCGCGCTCCACGCGCAGGCCGACTCCGTTACGGTGGTGGCGGGCCCGGAGTACGCCGCGAGCGACGCGTGGAGGCTCCTGTTCGGGGAGGACTACCGCCACCTCTGGACCACCCCGGTCCGGGTGGAGTTGCTCGACCTGGTACGCTTTGCCGGAGGGCTCACGCCCGTCCGGACCGGCGGCGGGAACCAGACCCTCTCGCTGCGCTTCCAGGGCGCCGACGGGCGGGAGTACGCCTTCCGCTCCGTGAACAAGGACCACACCCGCGCGCTCTCCCCGGACCTGCAGGAGACGGTGGTGGACGACGTCATCCAGGACCAGGTCAGCTCGCTCCACCCCGCCGCCGCGCTGGTGTCCGACCGGCTGCTGGAGGCCGCGGGGGTCCTGCACGTCTCCCCGCGACTGGTGGTCATGCCGGACGATGCGCGCCTGGGGCGGTTCCGCGAGCAGTTCGCGGGGATGCTCGGCTGGCTGGAGGTGCGCCCCAACGAGCCGGAACGGCCCGGGGAGAAGGAGAAGAAGAAGGCCGGCGGGAGCGAGGACGGCGAGAGGGAGCAGCCGCGCGAGGGCTCGCCGGCCAACGTGCG
The sequence above is drawn from the Longimicrobiaceae bacterium genome and encodes:
- a CDS encoding DNA polymerase IV translates to MRDTAATPGTAGQGGAPRRILLADCDMFFVQVAKLEDPEGVGRLELVLVGGRPEERGVVTSASYGARRFGVRSGMPTSQAVRLCPGATVVPVPRGACSRRSREVEAVLRRFAPVVEAASIDEFYLDLTGTERLYGGEPLERTAERIRRAVREQAGISISLGGGTTRTIAKMSTRLAKPEGIHVVPAGEEQAFMLRWEVRDLPSVGPVMAEELRRRGVRTVREALAVDEATLSLWLGESRGRWLFQRVRGIDPTPVGEAAETKSVSHERTFAADLKGDDEIEAELLRLATETGATLRRKGLRGRTVTVKVRDGDFRDRQASRTLPEAVESDRAIHDTARALLARLREQRRTPVRLLGVGVSTLAATDAPGQMALFDAAFVETEKDRSLSRAADAIRARFGAGALQPGRILGGRPGNRE
- a CDS encoding DUF4956 domain-containing protein, which produces MQNDRNEQRPESETLLTGTTRPEDEPRDAGRDGKGEPPRPAAPPAPALPPAPKRRRGASRWRRLDAFRQLPLLLLLVYYALLIAVDAALVTLVPTVRRAFVQPDIAPDGGAEGVDVLTSVSVRGIGDTLLPTLNATVDRALITLLVILGALSLVVPVAWIYMRVKRFRYDPALVRSVIILPVVVAGIAMVVKNSIALAFSLAGIVAAVRFRNTLKDPRDAVYVFLAIGIGLSAGVQALDVALMMSLVFNVVVLVLWRYNVGSIYSGSYARTGILSVGDGNLLVAQSPDAQRQIRRRLLDDADQLRSDGILLVHSPDPTLARQTVQEALGDMASDWMLSDIVARDREISTLEYVIRLKKKVMPVDLVGALDERWSTQLAAAEYIPFRIRRRKRGKKGKKGKKKNKDKKEGSQ
- a CDS encoding metallophosphoesterase, producing the protein MIRSLCAATVAALLAGGCAKPVYNLGKVIGAVSPDSVALDLFLIGDAGLPAPRGEPVLQALKRTLRWDPHRSYVVFLGDNVYPAGLPPEGHPYRKEAERILDEQVEVLRDTRTRGLFVPGNHDWEAGGNGGWDAVQRQAEYVLDRGNGLAEYLPRGGCPGPEVVDVGEEVRIVALDTQWWLHDGPKPRTASSGCAAVSDQQVIDSVRAVLRSAGRRATVVVAHHPLVSGGEHGGYFDWPTYVFPLYPWARKGGFGDQDVSSSGYRRMIRVLSTAFVPEPPLVYAAGHEHNLQVLRRDPARYLLVSGGGIYGHITQVRAITGTRYANRASGFMRLSILRDGRVRLAVILVDAEGETTENYSAWLERPRGEPAPAAASIERENDAER